In the Terriglobia bacterium genome, one interval contains:
- a CDS encoding PIN domain-containing protein — translation MSRIYWDTMLFVYWLEDHPVYAKRVRHILSKMEERQDRLCTSAFTAGEVLVGPHKMKASAIAKQIRDVFESPFVEVLPFTLATADLYARIRANHGVSPADAIHLACASQAATDLFLTNDAALTNKIIPGIHFIAGLDTNLF, via the coding sequence ATGAGCCGGATCTACTGGGACACGATGCTGTTTGTTTACTGGCTGGAGGACCATCCAGTCTATGCAAAACGGGTGCGGCACATTCTCTCGAAAATGGAGGAGCGCCAGGACCGGCTTTGTACCAGCGCGTTTACGGCTGGAGAAGTCCTGGTGGGTCCGCACAAGATGAAGGCTTCAGCAATCGCAAAACAGATTCGTGACGTTTTTGAAAGCCCGTTCGTAGAAGTGCTGCCTTTCACTCTGGCCACCGCGGACCTTTATGCGCGGATCCGGGCGAACCATGGAGTTTCACCCGCCGACGCCATCCATCTAGCGTGCGCTTCCCAGGCTGCGACGGATCTCTTTCTTACGAATGACGCTGCGTTGACGAACAAGATTATTCCTGGCATTCACTTTATTGCGGGGTTGGATACCAATCTTTTTTAA